Genomic window (Cuculus canorus isolate bCucCan1 chromosome 15, bCucCan1.pri, whole genome shotgun sequence):
CCCACTCATTGCCATCCcaaaccagaaagcaaaggcCAGCTGAATACCTGTGATCTGATGAAAGGCCaaatggagaaatggaggaCAAAACGGTCTGGGAAAAGCAATGCAGAGGCTGATACTTGACAGAGATGGACCTAGGAAGGCTTTAAGCACAGTTATCACTAGGAAAACCACTGACCAAAATTGGCAATCCTTTTGCTATAGAAAGCCTAGAACTGGCTAGGCTGGAATTTTCTGTCCTCCTTCAGCTTTCCTATCAAGTCCTCAAGTTCAGACTAGCGTGCAAAAACCTTAACAGCTCCTTCTGGAGTTGTTGCACTGGCAGGAACAGGGTTTAAGGCTTGCATGAAGAACATCAAATATTTTGCACATAGTACGCTTGCTTTTAAAGATCAACATGTAGAGAAGGGAGCAAGAGAGCTTTTCTCCCCATCAGGTTTGCTTATGATGCAAGCCTCTAACCTGCTGCTCTTCACAACTCACCATCCTTTGCAGCTCCAGTGCAGCAGCTAGAGTTGATGAGGAACAGTGACAAAAGTCTGGGACATGTGTCACTGTGGAGAAACTCTCTGTTGCTTTTTCCACAGGCCATGGGAAGTGACCTCCAATCCAAAAGGTTCCTGCTCAATGAAGCAGAGCAGAACTTGATAAGGACAAAGACATGCTCCAACACCCTGGCCAGCAAATTCCAGGAGCACTGTCCCGACATTGAACGGCAGGAAGCTGAGCTCTACAAACTCACCCAGCGCTTCAACAACCTCAACAAACAGATTGACCACAGGTAAGACAGAAGATAGGATCCAGCTAGGACTGAACCAGCATGGAGAGCTGGAATATTTACAGTGGAGTTGGTGAGAGATATAACACCATCATGGGAACGGGCAGTTGCAGAAAGGCTTTTAGGAAGGGAGAGAGGTTCCTAGCATGCACTGGCTGGGTAGATCTATGCAGCCTTTAGGATTAAGTGCTCTTGCAACAGAGAGGGGGACTTCAGCAAGAGAACAACTCTGGCTCAAATCTGTATCTTTAGGGAGCAGTGGAAGGGGGGGTGGGTTCAGAGGCATTTGCAGAAGACGTGAGGTAGCACACTGAAGCTGAGCCGATTTCCCCTCCAGGACGCAGAccctgcagaaagcaaagaatgCCTATTCCAACTACCGCACCAACTATGACAAAGTGAACCAGTTCCTGTGCAACATACCCAACTATGAGCCGCAAGAGACTGACAACATCCAGCAAGTGGAAATGAAGCTGAAGAGCCAAGCGGTAATTCTTTCTGAGAGTGCCCTAGGCTCCATGAGTAGAGGAGAAGGAACACCACTAAGATAAGGAATGGAATTCAAATGCTACCTgaacagaacacaaaaaaatataaatacttatTAGCTTGCTTAATTTTTATGCTATAAGGTCCCACTGCCACACCTGTGTCTTGTTCCTACATAGCAGGGCAACTTGTGAAGGTTGCATTTCTCAGTGGTGTGATTTTAATGGCAACCCTCAAAAAGGGTGAACAACGTGTCTGGATTTTGCATTCCCCCTGACATGTATTCCTCTGCATGCCAGGCACTCCTCAGTGACATTGCAAGCAAAGAACAGGAGGTGCAGAACATCTCTGCCACAGCTCAGCAATACCAGCAGGCAGTGAAGGTAAGGACTGGAATTCTGCCGGTGGGAGAACTTCAACGGAGACtgagaatggtttgggtgggaaggggccTTTAAACTCCATCCAGCCCAACACCttgcagggacatctcccactccattgggttgcccagagcccatctaacctggccatgaacacctccagggatggggcatctccccacctctctggacaacctggtccagtgtctcacccaccctcagcataaactatttcttccttatttctaggctgaatctaccctcttttagtttaaacccatttctccttgtcctattgctgcagcccctgctgaaAAGTCTGTGCTCATCATTCCTGTtgccccctttaggtactggaaggctgctctaaggtctccccagatctttctcttctccaggctgaacactcccaatgctctcagcctgtcctcatagcagagctgttCTATCCCTTGGataatctttgtggcctcctcagGACCCACTTGAGCAAGTCCTCATCTTTTCTGTACTGACgaccccagagctggatgccACACTGCAGGGGGGTCTCACCagggcagagtagagagggagaatcacctaCATCCTACAAGGAGCCAATTAAAGAAAGCCTAGTGCCTTTGCTCAGTCAGCTGATAAGCTAAAAAACAGGTTATCTGCTTCAACATTGACATCAGATGCCCACTAGCACAACTGGCTCAGATTTATTACCTGTGAAAGGAGGTTTTTCCACTCCAACCCTGCTGGGACATCCTGCCAACAATTCTCCACGTGCCACCATCCTTGGAGTCTCACCTAATGTACAGGTCAAGGGAAGAAGTCATTAAAGCTAGGGTTTAGGAGGGATTTGTGCATGAAGGGGGCCCAGTAATCTCACTTTCCTCCTGGAAACTTCTTCCCAAAGGACTACGAGTTAGAAGCAGAGAAGCTTCGGTCCATCCTTGACCTAGAGAATGGCCGGAATGGGTACATGAGCAAGAAGCCCAGGCTGCAGTCTCCAGCTGCGAAAGTGAAAGAGGAGGTAAATAAGGGGTAGTCTATAgtgactgagagcagctgaCAGCTTGTGGGACCAACAGAGATTTTGCAAGCAGGGTAGTTGCTGTTGGAAACCTTGATCCAAGAGGGAACTGCAGGGGAGGGCAGAGAATCAGGGGAGAATCATCATTCTTaacttattaatttttttggaCTAGGCTGACCAGaatgagaaagggaaaatagtGGACAGAGCACTTTCATTCTGAAagggggaggtggggagaaaaGCCAAAACCCTGACATTTTTCCTCTCCCAAGACGTTCAACCGGAGAGCGAGATTTCCCCAGTCTGCACACTGGATAGAAATGCTGACAGCAAAAGCAGGCCACAAGCTACTTAGTTAGGCAGGAGCTGTTCATTACCCTGGGTCAAACTCACCCTGCCTGCCAAGGCAGGCAGCCAGAAGTGTCCACCTGCTTCTTCCTCATCTGCGTCCCTTTTTGCACATTTTGAGTAGGAGATGTACACCATGACCATAGACGCATGTGTGCACGAGaactgctcctcctcccctgaAGCCTGGCAGATTACCTATGTAGAAGGTGTTTGGAACACCACCCAGGGTTATTTCTGTAAGGCCAGGCCATGTGGTTTCTATGCAGCAAGCACCTCTGGTTTGACCATCttttctcaaaacatttttcttctgtaggaagctgtgctggcagccaaGTTCACCGAAGTAAATGCTGTGAATAAACAGAGGCTGCAGAATCTGGAGTTTGCTCAGAGCCTCCTGCGGCAGGTAAGTGGTCACCAGGAGCAATGTGATAGCGGAAGGACAGTCAGGTAGAAAATCATCCACAGGTGCCTTTCCTATTACAAGCTGAACTGGGAATAAACCTACTAGCTAGTGTTTCATGTCCCCCAAATCATTAATCAGAAGACACAAATCAGATAGaaccccccctccccgcctttGCCACCCCCATCTCCTGCTCACCCTAGGAAGCTCCGCGTCATTTTTAACACTTCTTTTGCCAAAGCCATGCCAGAATTAGTGTCCTTCATGACTAAAAGATTTGTTTTGACAGCAACAGgcatcacagaaaacatttctcaggCTGCGAATCCGCAAAGCAGTTAAAGAGCAGCCTGTTTGCAAATCCCCCCTCCCCTGCTCAGCATTTGCAATTAGGAACCTCCGCTAACcaagctcctcctcctcctcctgtcaTTTTGTGGCAGGAGGTCCTGAAAATAAGCACCAGAAATGGgattatttgggttttttttgactctatgttctttttttaaaacagcaaccAGAGATCCAAGAGACACAAGACTCtttccagactgaaaaatatgtaAGGCCTGTGGAAGAAGTGTGGAAGCTGAAGAAAGAGCTTGAGGATGAGACTCAGCGTCGGCAACAGCTGGAAGCGGAGATCAAAGCCATTCAAAACAACATTGTCCACCTGCAAAACCAGAAGCCCCAAGAAACTGTTGTTAAGAAAGAATTGCTGAAGAAAGTGCCTGACcctcagctggaggagagctTCCACAAACTGCAGCAAAACCTTGCAGAAGAGCAGCGCAAGAACCAAGTGCTCCAGGATGAGCTGGAGGCTCTTAAAATCAGGCTGCGCATTTTAGAGCAcgagaagagggaaggagggcagGAGTATATAGTGAAAGAGGTACTGCGTATTGAACAAGATAAGGCTCAAGCTGGTGAAATCCTGAAGCTCAAAGAAGAATTGGAAGAGCTTAGGAGGCAGGAAGGAACCAGAGAGAATGAAGTGATCTTTTTACGCCAACAAATTGCTGTGCTATCCAGTGAGAAGAacaaagagcaggagaaggTAACAGAGAAGGAAGTGCTGAAGCTGCAGAATGATCCCCAGCTGGAGATGGAGTTCCAGAGGTTGCAAGAGAACAAGCAGAGGGAGACTGCTCTTCGGCAGAAGCACGAAGAAGAGCTCAGCTTCCTCCAGGACAAGCTGAAACGCCTTGAGAAGGAACGAGCCATTGCTGAGGGCAAAATTACCGTCAAGGAGGTGCTGAAAGTAGAGAAAGACTTAGCCATTGAGAGAGAGGTGAATGAGCTCCGGCGCCAGTATGAAGATGAGAAGTCCAAAGGTCGTTCCAATCAACGAGAAAAGGCTGAGCTCCTCAGGAAGATCCAGCTGTTGGAGGAAGAGAATGCCAAGGTGGTTATCCAGGAGAAAGTACGTGAGATCGTGCGCCCAGACCCTAAGGCTGAAAATGAAGTTGCCAACCTTCGTTTGGAGCTGGTagagcaggagaggagataCCGAGGTGGCGACGAACAGCTGAAGAGCTGCCAGAATGAATTGGCTGCTCTGAGGAACAGAGGGCCACTTGTAGAAGTCAAAGAAGTCATTAAGGAGGTCATTAAGTATAAAAATGACccagaaactgaaaaggagCTACAGCGACTCCGAGAGGAAATCATAGAGAGGACTGGAGCAATTGAAAGAGCTGACCTCGAGATTTACCAGTTGAAACAAGAGATACAAGCTTTGAAAGATACCAAACCTCAAGTGCATATGAAGGAAGTTGTTCAAGAAATTCTGCAGTTTCGGGAAGATCCCAAGACGAGAGAGGAGGTAGAATCTCTGAGAGTGCAGCTAGCAGATGAACAGATTAAACACATTGACCTGGAGAGGGAGCGGCTACTCCAAGAAGAGAAAGTaagacagaaggaggaagaacTTTCCCAGGTGAAGGAGAAAGTGGTCCAACAGGAAGTAGTGAAGTATGAGCAAGATCCTGCCATGAAAGCTGAAGTCAGCTCCTTCTCTCAGAGCATAGAGAGCGAGCTGAAGCAAATTGATTGCCTCCGTGAAGAACTCCGCAAGCTGCAGAGGCGGCGGTCTGAGTTGGAGCATCAGCTAGAAGAGCTTGAGAAAGAGAGACAGGCCCGCAGAGAGGCTGAACTTGAGGTGCAGAAGCTGAAGATTAGGTTGAATGAGTTGGAAGAACAGGAGAGGCAGACAACAGAACGAGTGACTGTGAAACAGAAAGTGATCCTTCAGCAAGATCCCCAGCAAGAGAAGGAGCACTCCCTCCTCAAGCTGGAGCTAGAAGAAGAGAAGCACCGGAGACAAGTCTTGCAAACTGAACTAGAAGCCCTAAGGAAGAAGCTCCTTTCtttggagaagatggaggttAAAGAGAAAGTGGTCTTTTCAGAAAGTGTCCAAGTGGACAAAGGAGACACGGAGTATGAGATTCAAAAGCTGAAGAGCAatctggaagaagaaagtagGCGTAAGAAGGAGTTAGATGCAGATATCAACCGCCTCGAAACCAGGCTGTCTGAGGTGGAATTCAACAACTCCAAGTCATCAAAGGAGCTAGACTTGTTAAGGGAGGAAAACCACAAACTACACCTTGAGAAACAGAACTTGCTGATGGAAACAAGGAGACTGCAGTCAGAGATTGAACTCACAGCAACAGAAACTCGGGATTTGAGAAACATGAGCCACGTGGACAGTGGAATAAACCTGGACTCCAGATTCCAGGCTTTGGAAAGAGAGTTAGATGATCTGAAGCAGTTATCCAGAGAAAAAGACACAGAGATTGAGCAACTCCAGAACCGCCTCAAGACAGTGGCTATCAAGAGGGAACAAAGAGAGAACCACCTGAGGCGCTCCATTGTGGTCATTGATCCtgacacaggaaaagaaatgtctcCAGAGGAAGCTCATGTGTTTGGCCTCATTGAATGGAGCCTGTTTGTCAAACTGAAAAGCCAGGAATGTGACTGGGAGGAAATCTCAATAAAGGGTCCCAATGGGGAATCGTCTGTGATCCTTGACAGGAAGTCTGGTAGAGAGTTCTCAGTTGAGGATGCCTTGAAGAGTGGAAGGCTAACCATGGCTCAGTACAACAGTTACCTCAACAAGGAGATGTCGATCCAGGAGTTGGCGGTCTTGGTGTCCGGAAGCAATTACAACACACTCCCTCCGCTTTAGAAACTTTTCTTAAGAGCTGCCAATCAGAGCTGCTCTACTCGTTACCTACAGATCACTGCAAGTCCTTACCCTCCTTTGTGCCTTCTGAAATGCTAGACTCTGCCCCAGCCATGCTACAAAGCCATGCTGCTTGCTGTCATACACTGCAGAAAAGCACCAACAGTTATGGAGAACACATCAGGACTACAGCAAaaccttctccctctcctcatcTCCACCTAACCACCCAACCTAAcaaaaaccaagacaaaaagCCTCAGGACAGTGAAGTATTTTAAGTCCAAAGACTCAGTAGAACCCACAGTTTCCGCAACATATACTCATGCAGTGTCATTAAAAGCTGTATACCACAGTCATGAGAGAGATTGAAGGTCAAGATGACTCCGAGGTGACCAGCAGTGGGTGGTTAAGTCAGCTGCATGTTATCGTGAACAACTGAGTAAGTGATGGGAACATCCTCTGAGAAAATCAGCTCTGTAAAAACGAAAGTTGTGCTACACATCTCCATTCTGGATCACTGCAGATTCGATCACCATTTGGTTCACCTACATGCCTGCACTACTGGGGAAGAGTGAAGCAGATGTCATTTGACAGCAGCAGCCGCAGATCCAGGAGGAGCATTCATACACCACAGAGGTCACCAAGAAGTACATGAAGAGATGGCAGCGCTGCCAAACATAAGAGGGTAGTGTAAAGCATGCAACTGTAACCGAGCGCAGAGTGCCTTCCAAACACCGCTAGCTTACCTCACGGCTAAAAGCCATCTGTGCTGATATTTTACTGGATGGAGTTACATGCAGCTAAAGGTTTCATTTACTTGTGTAAGGGAATGGGAAATAGAGGGGGATTCTATTTatagtacaaaataaaaatgcagtggtTCCAATCagaagctgttttttctttattaattagAGCAGTCTCTTCATCTCCAGCTTTGCAGAAAGATGCCATTTCAGAATCAAAGCTGTTCATTTTAACTGTTGACTCCTTTCCATGGGGGAAATTGCTGGAGCAGATTAGAGCTGGGACTAATTAGCAGCTGTAGATGGGAGTGAACTAACAAACAGGAGTGCAACTGCAGGAGAACATGGAATTACACTGGGATGTACCGGGGGCTTCCACACACAGGGCACATTCAATTCCTTTCTCCCAAATTCCTGAACCCCAGTAACACTTGCAATCAGCAAAGGCAGCCATAAGCATTCACTGCGTATATATCCTGGCTTTGGGAATTAACACCATTCGCTCACCTTTGTGAATGAAAGGAGCCCGCAGGATCACACCGTCACTCCAGGGTCCAGGCCCCACAAGTCCTTTCTAGCAGACAGATGTCAACTTCAAGCATCAGCAGCAGCACGTGGAATGAGAATGTGCAATTCTGCCGCCACCGTGGCTAGAAATAGAGCTGGAGTTCACTTACCACATCTCAGTCTTCAATGAAAAAAGAGTATACAATTCATTACTCACTCGAGACACAAGATGATCGAGAGGTGATCATCTAAGCTGAAAGACAAATTCTTGAAAGCAAGGTCATGGAAGGATAGgcaaagagatggaaaagagcATTTTGCAAACTTTGAAACAATTTATTCAGTTGTTCTGTACAAGAGTAACAGTTTTCACATCGCCCCCACCATCTTCAGCAAGACAGTCCccccaaacacaacaaaatagaATAGGAAACCGCAGCTCACACACCCAAAAGGAACTGCCATCCTCAGTCAGTGCCATGGGAGCCTCGCCTCCCTACACCATCACAAAAGCATTGCAAGTTGCCTCACCAAGGCAGAGATGCCAGACTCCAGGCTCCCCATTTGCTGCCGGGTCTCTGCGTGGTTCTGCCTTGCTGCGCCTGCTCCTACCACTCACTCACTCGTCGTAGcatgtaaagaaaaaatcatCCCACAGAATTTCCAACAAATAAACATTTCCCTGAGGCAAGAGGCTTCGCAAAATTCCTAGAAGGAGAGCATTCTGCTCTGGCCACGCACACAGGTGCTTCCCAGCAGAAGCATTCAAGTGAAAGCAAACAGAGGGAGTAGAACCAGTACCTTGAGTCACTCGCTGAGAGGCACTGTCCTGCCAGGTGCTCCAACGTGCTTTCAGTGACCAAGGGAAGTTGAAGGTGCAAAGCACCTCTCAGGATTAGGTCTTCAACCACGTGACATCCACTACTCAGAGTCTATCCACCACTGCTGTGCTTAGTTTCAACAACACAAGTTCTGTCTTTGGCTCTTTCGCTACAACCTAAGGATTTCCTGTAAACAAACTGTAAATCTGAACtgcgtttgtttttttttttttccttttaattcagACAAAGCCCTGACCTTGGGAAGTTCTGTGTCAGCTCAGATTGAAACAGCCTGGCTTGGATCTTACTAGAAATGGGGAAAAGTAAAGCAGGTATTTGCTGGTATCCTCAGTGTCAGCATCCTTCCCCAAAGCTCAAGAAGGAAGGCTGCAAGCTTTTGCTTGCAATACCAGTGAAGTTTGTGTGGGTCAGCTCTACCCGAGCACGACTCAGCTGTACCCATGCAGGCCTGAGGAAAGGCAGCCTGGGGGAAGTGCAGGAAATCAAACACAGCTGAGCTGGAACCACAGCCTGCCCTTCACTGACCACAGACCAAAAGAGCAAGCTCACGAGAAATGTTTAGGTCTAAGAGTTAAAAGACTAAAACAGCAGAGAGCCCCCCAATTCTAGCTGGTCCCCACTCCACAGCTGCGACAAGAACACAATCCTAGTGCACAAATCACTGCTGAGAGCAATATTGTTCTCTGGAATCCATTTGACCAGTAGTAACCTTGGTTATCTAGATGATTCCCTTTGCCCACCAAAGAGATCATAACTGACGACTCTAGGAAAGAATGGCTTTAGGGAAGGGTCTGGAACCCGCCTGCACAAACTCAGACAAGAACTGGTGCTCCTTCTGCGTTTGGTACTGTGTTCGCAGTCACCAAGACACCACTGAAGTCCAGAGagtgcagctttttttttttttgatgtgcaACCATAAAAAGctctattaaataaaacagactacattttaaatactgaaagatCAAAAAAGGGTTGAGGAGCACAAAAAATAGAGCTGAAATGTGTGTCACTAGTCCATTCTTGCTCCACCACAAAAGGCACTGGAATTATGTTGTCCTGTACATGCGACACGTCAATAAGTGTCCCATTCGATCCAATGCATCCAATGATAATGAGGATAAAActgagcaggaggaaaaaaaatccaaaacccaaaagaaataGAATTCTCAAAGTCAATGACTGCATCTAAAAACACATCTCGagtcttccttctcctccagaggGGAACATCAGGTGGTTCGTTAGATTCACCACACAGGAAATGTTAAGTCCTCCACGTAACTGTAGCACAATTTTATAGTACAATTTCAGAGTTAGTCAAACGTCTTCAGAAAGCACTGGCAATGCTAGAATGATCCAAATAAATCCAAAGCAGTAGAAAGAAGCACCTTTCATCCCCTCCACTGTGAGGCCAAGGAGGTAACTGGACTCGGAGGTACTTGGCAGATACAGACACCAGTGGCAGGGAATTCACTGCAAGAAAGCCAAGCCACCCGGGTTCTCCCTGCAGGTTCTAGCTCCTGCCAGTGCCAGGGAATGCATCGAGGGCAGCAGCAATAAAACAGTGCTACAAAATGCTTCTCTCATTAGGGCATTGCCCAAGGTGGCCCCCTTCACATGGGGCTTGGCTCTGAAAGCCTCTGAGCAAATGCACCAATGAGTTCCTTGCTGCGGTTCAGTCTCTCCAGTTGTtgtgaggaaaaacagaaaagacacaGCCAGTATCCAAAATTCAGGACCTTTTCCTCTCGTGTTTATCCCAGCTCTAGCTCCCCTCCTTGCAGACGTCACAACTTGCGCTGCTGTGCATTGGACCCTTTGCCATGAAGCTGAGaagcatctgaaagaaaataaaacctagtGGGAAGGGGGTTTGGCACCAGCTCCACGGAGCTGCACGCAGCCGCAGCAGCCACATGTCTCCACAAAGAAAGACCTACTCTTCCCTTTCCAGCACCAAGAAATTGGGGAGTAAAAAGAGCTGCTTGGGAGCTCAcagctgggagcagccctgcctCT
Coding sequences:
- the PPL gene encoding periplakin, producing the protein MRGQSSQAVMAPGRVRGVEGDAGFALTNAASVRGRQLLAGLEKVNSDLDKQEKAITANLRPPLEQSRAVQDSTERSKDLKNITNEIRRIEPEKTRKIQECEVFIESVPNTGSATLVKNKVENTTKKYDRVVQLLSAAQEKVEVAMHLERSLQQGRDLLSTYENKLVIDDTVPEDLQVVDRKKEELLAMGSDLQSKRFLLNEAEQNLIRTKTCSNTLASKFQEHCPDIERQEAELYKLTQRFNNLNKQIDHRTQTLQKAKNAYSNYRTNYDKVNQFLCNIPNYEPQETDNIQQVEMKLKSQAALLSDIASKEQEVQNISATAQQYQQAVKDYELEAEKLRSILDLENGRNGYMSKKPRLQSPAAKVKEEEAVLAAKFTEVNAVNKQRLQNLEFAQSLLRQQPEIQETQDSFQTEKYVRPVEEVWKLKKELEDETQRRQQLEAEIKAIQNNIVHLQNQKPQETVVKKELLKKVPDPQLEESFHKLQQNLAEEQRKNQVLQDELEALKIRLRILEHEKREGGQEYIVKEVLRIEQDKAQAGEILKLKEELEELRRQEGTRENEVIFLRQQIAVLSSEKNKEQEKVTEKEVLKLQNDPQLEMEFQRLQENKQRETALRQKHEEELSFLQDKLKRLEKERAIAEGKITVKEVLKVEKDLAIEREVNELRRQYEDEKSKGRSNQREKAELLRKIQLLEEENAKVVIQEKVREIVRPDPKAENEVANLRLELVEQERRYRGGDEQLKSCQNELAALRNRGPLVEVKEVIKEVIKYKNDPETEKELQRLREEIIERTGAIERADLEIYQLKQEIQALKDTKPQVHMKEVVQEILQFREDPKTREEVESLRVQLADEQIKHIDLERERLLQEEKVRQKEEELSQVKEKVVQQEVVKYEQDPAMKAEVSSFSQSIESELKQIDCLREELRKLQRRRSELEHQLEELEKERQARREAELEVQKLKIRLNELEEQERQTTERVTVKQKVILQQDPQQEKEHSLLKLELEEEKHRRQVLQTELEALRKKLLSLEKMEVKEKVVFSESVQVDKGDTEYEIQKLKSNLEEESRRKKELDADINRLETRLSEVEFNNSKSSKELDLLREENHKLHLEKQNLLMETRRLQSEIELTATETRDLRNMSHVDSGINLDSRFQALERELDDLKQLSREKDTEIEQLQNRLKTVAIKREQRENHLRRSIVVIDPDTGKEMSPEEAHVFGLIEWSLFVKLKSQECDWEEISIKGPNGESSVILDRKSGREFSVEDALKSGRLTMAQYNSYLNKEMSIQELAVLVSGSNYNTLPPL